From the genome of Gammaproteobacteria bacterium, one region includes:
- a CDS encoding FMN-binding negative transcriptional regulator, which produces MYIPKQFEQPKVEVMHELIRARPLATLVTLSSNGLNANHIPLHLFPEPSPFGTLQGHVARANPVWADFASNVETLAIFHGPDTYITPSWYATKKETGKVVPTWNYVVVHAYGSLRVVDDAAWLRDRLEALTAHNEASFPKPWKVTDAPHEYTEKLIGSIVGIEIVITKLCGKWKVSQNQPTQNQATVVQGLEASGTEESSVMAKLVAAAAKDVG; this is translated from the coding sequence ATGTATATACCAAAACAGTTCGAACAACCCAAAGTCGAAGTAATGCACGAGCTGATCCGTGCTCGCCCACTCGCCACGCTAGTCACGCTCTCATCTAACGGACTTAACGCAAACCATATTCCGTTGCATTTATTCCCGGAACCTTCGCCTTTCGGTACGTTGCAAGGTCATGTCGCTCGCGCAAATCCGGTGTGGGCCGATTTTGCGAGTAACGTTGAAACCTTGGCAATATTCCATGGCCCGGATACCTACATAACGCCTTCTTGGTATGCGACGAAGAAAGAAACCGGCAAAGTCGTGCCGACTTGGAACTACGTAGTAGTTCACGCTTATGGTTCATTGCGTGTCGTCGATGACGCTGCATGGTTGCGGGATCGACTGGAAGCGCTAACGGCCCATAACGAAGCGTCGTTCCCGAAGCCTTGGAAAGTAACGGACGCACCTCACGAATATACAGAGAAACTGATTGGCTCCATCGTAGGAATCGAGATCGTTATTACCAAGCTTTGCGGCAAGTGGAAAGTGAGCCAGAACCAACCGACACAGAATCAGGCGACCGTCGTTCAAGGATTGGAAGCGAGCGGAACAGAAGAGAGCTCAGTGATGGCAAAACTAGTTGCGGCCGCCGCAAAAGATGTTGGCTGA
- the ltrA gene encoding group II intron reverse transcriptase/maturase yields the protein EVLIPKKSGGQRPLGIPTVSDRIAQTVVKLVLEPELEPHFHEHSYGYRPGKSAHQAIGVTRERCWRHDWVLEFDIRGLFDNIDHGLLMKAVRHHTTCRWILLYIERWLTVPVQQENGELRHREKGTPQGGVISPLLANLFLHYTFDRWMTRHCPRIPFCRYADDGLIHCRSLRQARYLRERLAQRLTECGLELHPDKTRIVYCKDIHRQQKYEHIQFDFLGYTFRPRFSKDRYGRLFTTFTPAISPAAAKALRQEIRGWRLQLKSDKSIDDLSRMFSPMISGWMNYYCRFRASVFYRVAKHINRALVRWAMRKFKRLQGHKRRADQWVARIMRQRPNLFPHWRSSCSRGSMMGAG from the coding sequence AGGAAGTCCTGATTCCAAAGAAAAGCGGTGGTCAACGCCCGCTCGGGATTCCAACGGTCTCGGATCGTATCGCCCAGACCGTCGTAAAACTCGTGCTCGAACCCGAACTGGAACCTCACTTCCATGAGCACTCCTACGGGTACCGTCCGGGTAAGTCAGCCCATCAAGCAATCGGCGTCACCCGCGAGCGTTGCTGGCGGCACGATTGGGTGCTGGAGTTCGACATCCGGGGGTTGTTCGACAACATTGACCACGGCCTTCTGATGAAAGCGGTTCGGCATCACACGACCTGCAGATGGATCCTGCTCTACATCGAACGCTGGCTAACGGTGCCGGTGCAACAGGAAAACGGGGAACTACGCCATCGAGAGAAAGGCACCCCGCAGGGCGGAGTCATCTCGCCGTTGCTGGCGAATCTCTTCCTGCACTACACCTTCGATCGATGGATGACGAGGCATTGTCCCCGCATACCCTTCTGCCGGTACGCCGATGACGGACTGATCCATTGCCGCAGTCTCAGGCAGGCGCGTTACCTTAGAGAAAGGTTGGCGCAACGGCTAACGGAATGCGGATTGGAACTTCATCCCGATAAGACACGGATCGTCTACTGCAAGGACATTCATCGACAGCAAAAGTACGAACACATCCAATTCGACTTCCTGGGATACACCTTCCGTCCGAGGTTCAGTAAAGATCGGTATGGTCGTCTCTTCACCACCTTCACGCCTGCAATCAGTCCGGCCGCCGCGAAAGCGTTGCGCCAGGAGATTCGGGGGTGGCGGTTGCAATTGAAAAGCGACAAATCGATCGACGACCTCTCGCGGATGTTCAGCCCCATGATCTCGGGATGGATGAACTACTACTGTCGATTCCGCGCCTCGGTCTTCTACCGCGTGGCAAAACATATCAACCGTGCGCTGGTCCGATGGGCCATGCGTAAGTTCAAAAGACTGCAAGGTCACAAACGTCGGGCAGACCAATGGGTTGCGCGCATCATGCGCCAACGACCCAATCTCTTCCCGCACTGGCGTTCGTCTTGCAGTCGCGGCTCGATGATGGGAGCCGGATGA
- a CDS encoding DUF3995 domain-containing protein → MAAGEFVIAIACVVVLAIAAAFHFYWGLGGKIGLVVSLPQREGGQPTIKPGTFATHTVGFALVVAILIVLAYVGLMASPLPFGWLRGGVALLAFVFTARALSWHKYAGLFKKVRNTRFGKYDTWLYSPLCLFLGVASFFLLIKGTN, encoded by the coding sequence ATGGCTGCCGGGGAGTTCGTGATCGCCATCGCTTGTGTTGTCGTTCTGGCCATAGCGGCTGCATTTCATTTTTATTGGGGACTGGGTGGAAAAATTGGGTTAGTGGTGTCCTTGCCTCAGCGGGAAGGCGGCCAGCCGACCATTAAACCTGGAACATTTGCCACTCATACCGTCGGCTTTGCACTTGTAGTGGCCATATTAATCGTCCTTGCTTATGTCGGTCTCATGGCATCACCGTTGCCATTCGGTTGGCTGCGAGGCGGAGTCGCTCTCTTGGCTTTTGTCTTTACAGCACGTGCACTGAGTTGGCACAAATACGCAGGCCTTTTCAAAAAGGTGCGCAATACACGATTCGGCAAATATGACACGTGGCTCTATAGCCCTTTGTGTTTGTTCCTTGGCGTGGCATCGTTCTTCTTGCTCATCAAAGGCACTAACTAA
- a CDS encoding cupin domain-containing protein yields MNPTKSPAGYIATKHEWAQRLAATPKPDWLVAFDNTDCLVEYWAPRDPDTQEPHDRDEVYVIIAGDADFDMNGQRRAVVDGDLIFVPAGMPHRFVRFSADLAMWVVFFGPVRK; encoded by the coding sequence ATGAACCCGACCAAATCACCTGCAGGCTACATTGCAACGAAGCACGAATGGGCACAGCGTCTTGCCGCCACCCCTAAACCCGACTGGTTGGTGGCGTTCGACAACACCGATTGCTTGGTGGAATATTGGGCACCGCGGGATCCCGACACGCAGGAGCCGCACGATCGCGACGAGGTTTACGTCATTATCGCCGGCGATGCCGATTTCGATATGAACGGTCAACGTCGTGCCGTTGTCGATGGCGATTTGATTTTCGTGCCAGCAGGAATGCCGCATCGTTTCGTTAGATTTAGTGCTGATCTCGCGATGTGGGTCGTCTTTTTTGGACCTGTTCGAAAATAG
- a CDS encoding GNAT family N-acetyltransferase, whose protein sequence is MQILNLKDEPQHLPMLGAWHHSQWSYLNPQGSLEQRFEKMKLHLDAELIPSTFIAKDGMLLGSASIIAQDMDTKSELTPWLASVFVTPEHRNRGTGDELVKHVMQRAKEAKVETLYLFTPDREAFYQKLEWRLFSKENYRGHWVTVMHVKFND, encoded by the coding sequence ATGCAGATACTTAATCTTAAAGATGAACCACAGCACCTCCCAATGTTGGGTGCGTGGCATCACAGCCAATGGTCGTATCTCAATCCGCAAGGCAGTCTTGAGCAACGGTTCGAAAAGATGAAGTTGCACTTAGACGCGGAACTTATCCCGAGCACCTTCATTGCTAAAGACGGAATGCTCTTGGGTTCCGCTTCCATAATCGCTCAGGATATGGACACCAAATCTGAGCTGACGCCTTGGCTAGCGAGCGTCTTTGTTACGCCAGAACACCGGAATAGGGGCACTGGCGACGAACTAGTAAAGCACGTTATGCAAAGAGCTAAGGAAGCGAAGGTCGAGACGCTCTATCTATTCACGCCCGATCGCGAAGCGTTTTATCAAAAATTGGAGTGGCGCCTATTTTCTAAAGAAAATTATCGTGGGCACTGGGTAACCGTTATGCACGTCAAATTCAATGACTGA
- a CDS encoding tautomerase family protein — protein MAQVKVYGLKSVLTRRIEPLSNAIHASIMEALQYPKDKKFHRFIGLEPGEFMFPSDRSENYTIIEISMFQGRSVEAKKALIRLLFSNIENQAQIMPGDLEITIYETPKENWGIRGVPGDELSLSYKINV, from the coding sequence ATGGCACAAGTAAAAGTCTATGGATTGAAGTCAGTCCTGACTCGTAGAATAGAACCGCTATCAAACGCCATCCACGCTTCTATTATGGAGGCCTTGCAATACCCAAAAGATAAAAAATTTCACAGGTTCATCGGTCTTGAGCCGGGCGAATTTATGTTTCCGTCCGACAGGAGCGAGAATTACACCATTATCGAAATTTCGATGTTCCAAGGCCGGTCCGTCGAAGCAAAGAAAGCGCTTATCCGGCTGCTTTTTTCGAATATAGAAAACCAAGCGCAGATTATGCCTGGCGATCTCGAAATCACCATTTACGAAACACCAAAAGAAAACTGGGGTATCCGAGGCGTTCCAGGTGATGAACTTTCACTAAGTTACAAGATCAATGTATGA
- a CDS encoding transposase family protein translates to MFFFLHLMLDVYSRKIVAHEVHDAESAEHAARLIEQAVRREGVPHGVLVVHQDNGSPMKGSTYLAKLADLGIKPSYSRPGVSDDNAYAESLFRTCKYRPEFPGAFATLDEAQQWMLRFTRWYNHEHKHRNLKFVSPAQRHRGDDAAIFAKRVTVYEQARAKQPARWRGHIRNWSLPNEVWLNRPAEENVLREAA, encoded by the coding sequence ATGTTCTTCTTCCTCCACCTCATGCTCGATGTGTACTCGCGCAAGATCGTGGCGCACGAGGTGCACGACGCCGAGTCGGCGGAACACGCGGCGCGCTTGATCGAGCAGGCCGTGCGCCGCGAAGGTGTTCCCCACGGCGTGCTCGTGGTGCACCAGGACAACGGCAGCCCCATGAAGGGTTCGACCTACCTCGCGAAACTCGCCGACCTCGGGATCAAACCGTCGTATAGTCGCCCCGGCGTCAGTGACGACAATGCCTACGCTGAGAGCTTGTTCCGCACCTGCAAATACCGGCCCGAGTTCCCGGGTGCGTTTGCGACACTCGATGAAGCGCAACAGTGGATGCTTCGCTTCACGCGCTGGTACAACCACGAACACAAACACCGCAACCTAAAGTTCGTGAGTCCAGCGCAACGTCACCGCGGAGACGACGCTGCCATCTTTGCCAAGCGTGTGACGGTCTACGAGCAAGCACGCGCGAAACAGCCGGCGCGTTGGCGCGGACATATCCGAAACTGGTCACTGCCGAACGAAGTGTGGTTGAACCGCCCCGCTGAAGAAAACGTGTTGCGCGAGGCGGCGTAA
- a CDS encoding DinB family protein codes for MTVRMLARYNAWANALMFDAVAQLPDGEATKERRSLFRDMVHTLNHNYVVSLIWRAHLEGRVHSFVARNTESYPPLNELWHAQRAIDAWYIASYDGFSETALAEPVSFTLVGGNTGVMTRAEILLHVLNHTTYHHGYVADMFYQVPACPPTTDLPVFLRENRASLGLGTQI; via the coding sequence ATGACCGTACGCATGTTGGCACGTTACAACGCATGGGCGAACGCGCTTATGTTTGATGCCGTTGCACAGCTTCCTGATGGTGAAGCGACAAAGGAGCGTCGTTCTCTGTTTAGGGACATGGTTCACACGCTTAATCACAACTATGTCGTTTCGTTGATTTGGCGTGCCCATCTCGAAGGACGTGTGCACAGTTTTGTGGCACGCAATACTGAAAGTTATCCACCTCTAAACGAGTTATGGCATGCACAGCGAGCTATCGATGCGTGGTACATCGCGTCGTACGATGGTTTTTCGGAAACTGCACTAGCGGAACCAGTGAGCTTTACGCTTGTCGGTGGAAACACAGGCGTTATGACGCGTGCAGAAATCCTGCTTCACGTGCTTAATCATACGACCTATCACCACGGCTATGTCGCTGATATGTTCTATCAAGTGCCGGCTTGCCCGCCAACAACGGATTTGCCGGTGTTCCTTAGAGAAAATCGAGCAAGTCTCGGTTTGGGTACACAGATATGA